The genomic interval GTGTGAGGCGACTGGGAGCTATTGATATAGCCTCGCTCAGACGGGGTATTTGAGTACGCCGCGGCCGGCGTGGAAGGAACGCGAAGAGGATATGTGCGGGATCGTAGGCATCGTCGGGCAGCAGCCGGTCTCGGAACGGCTGGTCGGTGCGTTGAAACGCCTGGAATACCGCGGCTACGATTCGGCCGGCGTCGCGACGATCGACGGTGGAGCGCTCGATCGCCGGCGCGCGGAGGGCAAGCTCGTCAATCTCGAGGCAAGGCTGAATGAGGAGCCATTGGCGGGCAGCATCGGCATAGGCCATACGCGCTGGGCGACCCATGGCGCGCCGACGGAGCGCAATGCGCACCCCCATTTCACAGACGGTATCGCAGTCGTACACAACGGCATCATTGAGAATTTTGCTGAGTTGAAGGACGAACTGGTCGCGTCCGGCGCCGAGTTCCAGACCGAGACCGACACGGAGGTCGTTGCGCATCTCCTGGCACGGCTTCGCCGCGATGGCATCGGCCGGCGCGAGGCGATGTTTGCGATGCTGAGGCGGCTGAAGGGCGCATACGCACTCGCTGTCCTTTTCGAAGATGATCCCACGACCATCATGGCGGCCCGTAACGGGCCGCCGCTGGCGATCGGCCTCGGCGACGGCGAAATGTTCCTGGGGTCGGATGCGATTGCCCTGGCGCCGTTCACCAATGAAATCACCTATCTGTTCGATGGCGACTGGGCGATCATAGACAAAACCGGTGTCCATATCTTTGATATCGATGGCAATGTCGTCGCCCGGCCGCGCCAGGTTTCCTCGGACGTCGCCTATATGGTCGACAAGGGCAATCATCGCCATTTCATGGAGAAAGAAATCTACGAGCAGCCTGAGGTCATCTCCCACGCGCTCGGCCACTACATCAACTTCATCGAAAACCGTGTGACGGCTGTTTCCGATGACATCGATTTCTCCAAAGTACCGAGTCTTGCGCTTTCCGCCTGCGGTACCGCCTATCTCGCCGGGCTGATCGGAAAGTACTGGTTCGAGCGTTACGCGCGTCTTCCGGTCGAAATCGACGTCGCGTCCGAGTTCCGCTATCGCGAGATCCCGCTCTCGCCACAATCGGCCGCTCTCTTCATTTCGCAGTCGGGCGAAACGGCCGATACGCTGGCATCGCTTCGGTACTGCAAGGAACACGGCCTGAAGATCGGTGCCGTCGTCAATACCCGCGAATCGACAATCGCGCGCGAGTCCGACGCCGTCTTCCCGATCCTCGCCGGTCCCGAGATCGGCGTCGCATCGACCAAGGCCTTCACCTGCCAGCTTGCCGTGCTCGCTGCGCTCGCTATCGGGGCGGGCAGAGCCAGAGGAACGGTCAGCGAGCAGGAAGAACAGGCGCTGGTGAGAAGCCTTGCCGAGATGCCGCGCATCATGGGCCAGGTGTTGAACAGCATCAAGCCGAAGATCGAGTTCCTGTCGCGCGAATTGTCGAAGTGCCGCGACGTGCTCTACCTCGGCCGCGGCACCAGCTTCCCGCTGGCGATGGAAGGGGCGCTGAAGCTCAAGGAGATTTCCTACATCCACGCGGAAGGCTATGCCGCCGGCGAACTGAAGCATGGCCCGATCGCGCTGATCGACGAGAACATGCCCGTCATCGTCATCGCACCGCACGACCGCTTCTTCGACAAGACGGTCTCGAATATGCAGGAAGTCGCCGCCCGTGGCGGGCGCATCATTCTTATCACGGACGAGGCGGGAGCTGCCGCGTCGAAGCTCGACACGATGCATACGATCGTGTTGCCGAATGTCGACGAGATCATCGCGCCGATGATCTTCGCGCTGCCGATTCAGCTTCTTGCCTATCACACGGCCGTGTCCATGGGCACCGATGTCGACCAGCCGCGCAACCTGGCCAAATCGGTAACGGTCGAATGATCATTCGGCCGAAAGCACACGAGGTAGGGAGTCCATGGCGGCTGTGACGGCGACCGCCTAGGGCGCGTCGCCTCCGAGTTGGGTCAGCTCGGAGGCGACGTTGGCAGCGTCCTGGAGTCTGACGCCGTCAGCATCACCGCAATAGGGAACGCGTTCGAGACCAGCGGAACCCGTCTTGTCTCCAGCTCGTCGCTCTGTTCGCGTCTCTCTCCCAAATCGGTAACACGTGCTCCCCGGCACAACAACCAGACGTCCGGTCCCCGATACGGATGCGGTGAAACCTACAAAGCGGGGGCCGCGGCGACTAAAAAGGCCATCCGCGCTCGAATTTCATAGTCCCGCCGCCCTGTTGCGATCGACAGGAGGCGCGCTCGCGGAGCTGCTATCGGCGGCCACCCTGCGCAAGCCTGGCCGAACTGCTTCTGCGCCTCGGCCGAGGCGGGAATGCCGGTACATGGGGAATGCCCGGCACACTTCAAACTCGGCTACGGGCACGGCAGATCCCCCGAACGCATGCCGCAAAACGTCTTCTCGACCAGGCACGCCGCCTGCAGCTCGCTCAGGCAATCACTTGGACTCGTCAGCGGCGCCTTTGCATGTGCAACACCACAGTTTTCAATTCGGAACCTCAACGAAATATTTTTTCGCAGCG from Sinorhizobium terangae carries:
- the glmS gene encoding glutamine--fructose-6-phosphate transaminase (isomerizing): MCGIVGIVGQQPVSERLVGALKRLEYRGYDSAGVATIDGGALDRRRAEGKLVNLEARLNEEPLAGSIGIGHTRWATHGAPTERNAHPHFTDGIAVVHNGIIENFAELKDELVASGAEFQTETDTEVVAHLLARLRRDGIGRREAMFAMLRRLKGAYALAVLFEDDPTTIMAARNGPPLAIGLGDGEMFLGSDAIALAPFTNEITYLFDGDWAIIDKTGVHIFDIDGNVVARPRQVSSDVAYMVDKGNHRHFMEKEIYEQPEVISHALGHYINFIENRVTAVSDDIDFSKVPSLALSACGTAYLAGLIGKYWFERYARLPVEIDVASEFRYREIPLSPQSAALFISQSGETADTLASLRYCKEHGLKIGAVVNTRESTIARESDAVFPILAGPEIGVASTKAFTCQLAVLAALAIGAGRARGTVSEQEEQALVRSLAEMPRIMGQVLNSIKPKIEFLSRELSKCRDVLYLGRGTSFPLAMEGALKLKEISYIHAEGYAAGELKHGPIALIDENMPVIVIAPHDRFFDKTVSNMQEVAARGGRIILITDEAGAAASKLDTMHTIVLPNVDEIIAPMIFALPIQLLAYHTAVSMGTDVDQPRNLAKSVTVE